One Parasphingorhabdus cellanae genomic region harbors:
- a CDS encoding nuclear transport factor 2 family protein: MNAYYEALARLDVDAFEALHHPDVVYNVSGNTIISGRYNSFAALKTILPLIFEALDFERFQFAKNWKIMTEGHDSITAIMEAEGVARNGKRYDQRYAHIFAFRDGKITSVHEFFDTQLANESLEFTDKDPCQTDGEFTL; this comes from the coding sequence GTGAACGCCTATTATGAGGCGCTAGCCCGATTAGACGTCGACGCATTTGAAGCTCTGCATCATCCCGATGTCGTGTATAATGTGTCCGGAAACACAATTATTTCTGGCCGTTATAACAGCTTTGCGGCCCTGAAAACCATATTGCCGTTGATCTTTGAAGCGCTTGATTTTGAGCGTTTTCAGTTCGCCAAAAACTGGAAGATCATGACCGAGGGGCATGATTCTATTACCGCAATTATGGAAGCAGAAGGCGTTGCGCGTAATGGCAAACGCTATGATCAGCGCTATGCCCATATCTTTGCGTTTCGTGACGGTAAAATTACCTCTGTCCACGAATTTTTCGACACTCAACTGGCCAATGAATCACTCGAATTCACCGACAAAGACCCATGCCAGACCGATGGTGAGTTTACGTTATAA
- a CDS encoding helicase HerA-like domain-containing protein, translated as MSGATEIFLGLGGDERQNLNLKRANRHGLIAGATGTGKTVTLQGLAESFSANGVPVFVADVKGDLAGIAMAGSSTFKHADKLEERAKELGMDDYAYSDNPAIFWDLYGKQGHPIRTTITEMGPLLLARLMDLNDTQEGVLNIVFRFADEEGLLLLNLDDLQSMLAYTAENAKELSAKYGNVSKASVGAIQRQLLQLDSQGAGQFFGEPALEIDDFIKCDDQGRGYINVLAADQLMRSPKLYATFLLWLLAELFETLPEVGDPDKPKLVFFFDEAHLLFEDAPKALEDKIEQVVRLIRSKGVGVYFVTQNPVDIPEDVAGQLGNRVQHALRAFTPRDKKAIKAAADTFRINPDLDVEEAITELRVGEALVSTLMEDGAPSIVQRTLIKPPRSRLGPVTAKERAIMQSISPYDGKYDEEIDRESAEEILAQKVIDATETAKEVDEKGEEEVRKQPRKSKSMWEKAFSRGAKVAMGSAAGMAASTMLGKKSRANPMRSGVTSAVGSIATELAGPVAGRFVRNLIGGLMR; from the coding sequence ATGAGCGGTGCAACAGAAATTTTCCTGGGATTAGGCGGAGACGAACGTCAAAACCTGAACCTCAAACGTGCCAATCGCCATGGATTGATTGCTGGAGCAACCGGCACTGGTAAAACTGTAACGTTACAGGGTTTGGCCGAGAGCTTCTCTGCCAATGGCGTCCCGGTGTTTGTCGCGGATGTCAAAGGTGATCTCGCAGGGATTGCCATGGCTGGTTCGTCGACCTTCAAACATGCTGACAAGCTGGAAGAGCGGGCCAAGGAACTCGGCATGGACGACTATGCCTATTCCGATAATCCGGCAATATTCTGGGACCTTTATGGCAAGCAAGGCCATCCGATCCGCACCACCATCACCGAAATGGGACCGTTGCTACTAGCGCGCCTGATGGACCTGAATGACACGCAGGAAGGCGTACTCAACATCGTCTTCCGCTTTGCCGATGAAGAAGGCTTGTTGCTGCTCAACCTTGATGATCTGCAATCCATGCTGGCTTACACTGCCGAAAATGCAAAAGAGCTGTCCGCCAAATATGGCAATGTCAGTAAAGCCAGTGTTGGTGCAATCCAGCGTCAATTGCTGCAACTCGACAGTCAGGGCGCAGGGCAGTTTTTCGGTGAACCGGCGCTGGAAATCGATGATTTCATCAAATGTGATGACCAAGGGCGCGGCTATATCAACGTGCTCGCCGCGGATCAGTTGATGCGTAGCCCGAAACTCTACGCGACTTTCCTGCTATGGTTGCTCGCAGAATTGTTCGAAACGCTGCCCGAAGTTGGCGACCCGGATAAACCGAAGCTGGTTTTCTTCTTTGACGAAGCGCATTTGCTTTTTGAAGACGCACCGAAGGCGCTCGAAGACAAGATTGAGCAAGTCGTGCGCCTGATCCGGTCCAAGGGCGTTGGCGTTTATTTTGTAACGCAAAACCCGGTTGATATTCCCGAGGATGTCGCCGGACAACTGGGCAACCGTGTCCAGCATGCCCTGCGTGCCTTTACCCCCCGTGACAAGAAAGCGATCAAGGCCGCCGCCGACACTTTCCGGATCAATCCTGATCTCGACGTCGAAGAAGCGATTACCGAGCTGCGGGTTGGTGAGGCCTTGGTATCCACTTTGATGGAAGATGGCGCACCATCCATCGTCCAGCGCACTTTGATCAAGCCGCCGCGCTCCCGTCTGGGGCCGGTGACGGCCAAGGAACGGGCGATCATGCAGTCGATCTCACCCTATGATGGTAAATATGATGAAGAGATAGACCGCGAGAGCGCCGAAGAAATATTGGCCCAAAAAGTCATCGACGCCACCGAAACCGCCAAGGAAGTCGATGAAAAGGGCGAAGAGGAAGTCCGCAAGCAACCACGCAAAAGCAAAAGCATGTGGGAAAAAGCCTTTAGTCGCGGCGCCAAAGTTGCCATGGGCTCCGCTGCGGGGATGGCGGCTTCAACTATGCTGGGAAAAAAATCGCGGGCTAACCCGATGCGGTCTGGCGTAACTTCGGCGGTCGGCTCTATCGCGACCGAACTGGCTGGCCCGGTTGCCGGCCGGTTTGTCCGGAACCTGATCGGCGGGTTGATGCGCTAA
- a CDS encoding Do family serine endopeptidase: MRYAYGISAALLLAGGAATLSGVGSAGAQVAANDSQVMRAAAPRPGAPMSFADLTEQLQPAVVNISTTQRVRVNNNPFAGTPFDGLFGNRRGNNGGNGQTRQAQSLGSGFIISADGYVVTNNHVVAPGNRNATIETITVIMPDRTEYEATLVGRDAASDIAVLKINAKEDLPFVEFGDSQGARVGDWVIAIGNPFGLGGTVTTGILSAIHRNTGQGGAYDRFLQTDASINRGNSGGPMFDLNGNVIGINNAIISPTGGNVGIGFAIPAEVAVPIVNTLRKGEKIERGYLGVQISPLTEDLADSLGLEKNRGEFIQNVVPGEGASKAGIQAGDVIVKVNGRAVTPDQTLSYLVANLPVGTKVPIELLRDGKTIKVSATLGERPTEEELAANSFDPDAEDPMGTDEDGASAEATAEALGLSVVDLTPAIARQIRVPSTQKGVVVSTVDRNSDAARKGIRRTTVIISVNRRPINTSADLDRAISAAKRSDREAVLLQVKQGGRDPQFVAVRLNDE; this comes from the coding sequence GTGCGTTACGCTTACGGAATTTCAGCAGCTTTGCTTTTGGCAGGAGGCGCCGCGACTCTGTCTGGTGTAGGCTCCGCTGGTGCGCAAGTTGCTGCAAATGATAGCCAGGTAATGAGAGCCGCGGCCCCCCGCCCCGGCGCTCCGATGAGCTTTGCTGACCTAACCGAGCAATTGCAACCAGCCGTGGTCAACATCTCCACAACGCAGCGCGTACGGGTTAACAATAATCCATTCGCGGGCACTCCGTTTGACGGTCTGTTTGGCAACCGCCGCGGTAACAATGGCGGCAACGGACAAACCCGCCAGGCGCAATCTCTGGGTTCCGGTTTTATCATTTCTGCTGATGGCTATGTGGTCACCAACAATCATGTGGTGGCTCCCGGCAATCGCAACGCGACAATTGAAACGATCACAGTGATCATGCCGGATCGCACCGAATACGAAGCCACTTTGGTGGGTCGCGATGCGGCATCGGACATCGCCGTGCTGAAAATCAACGCAAAAGAGGACCTGCCGTTTGTCGAATTTGGCGATAGTCAAGGCGCCCGCGTTGGCGACTGGGTCATTGCCATCGGCAATCCCTTTGGCCTTGGCGGCACGGTAACAACCGGCATTTTATCGGCGATCCATAGGAATACTGGTCAAGGCGGTGCCTATGACCGTTTTCTGCAAACCGATGCGTCGATCAACCGCGGCAATAGCGGTGGACCGATGTTCGACCTGAACGGCAACGTGATCGGGATTAACAACGCGATTATCTCGCCCACGGGCGGCAATGTCGGCATCGGCTTTGCTATTCCAGCGGAGGTTGCAGTTCCGATTGTTAACACGCTGCGCAAAGGCGAAAAGATCGAACGAGGATATCTCGGCGTACAGATCAGTCCTCTGACCGAAGACTTGGCTGATTCCCTTGGTCTTGAGAAAAACCGCGGTGAATTTATCCAAAACGTTGTGCCGGGTGAAGGCGCTTCCAAGGCGGGTATTCAGGCTGGCGACGTGATTGTGAAAGTCAACGGCCGGGCCGTTACACCAGATCAGACTTTATCTTATCTGGTTGCCAATCTGCCCGTCGGTACAAAGGTTCCAATCGAATTGCTGCGCGACGGCAAAACTATCAAAGTCAGTGCCACACTCGGTGAACGGCCAACGGAAGAAGAATTAGCGGCCAACAGCTTTGATCCTGATGCCGAGGATCCGATGGGTACGGACGAAGATGGCGCAAGTGCCGAAGCAACCGCGGAGGCTTTAGGCCTTTCGGTCGTTGACCTGACCCCCGCCATAGCCCGTCAAATCCGCGTGCCATCAACCCAAAAGGGCGTCGTCGTATCGACGGTTGATCGCAATAGTGACGCGGCCCGTAAAGGGATCAGACGCACGACAGTGATCATCAGCGTCAACCGCCGTCCAATTAATACATCTGCAGATTTAGATAGAGCAATTAGCGCTGCCAAACGATCCGATCGTGAAGCGGTGTTGCTGCAGGTCAAACAAGGTGGCCGTGATCCACAATTTGTTGCTGTCCGGCTAAACGACGAATAA